The Anas platyrhynchos isolate ZD024472 breed Pekin duck chromosome 3, IASCAAS_PekinDuck_T2T, whole genome shotgun sequence genome includes a window with the following:
- the ASRGL1 gene encoding isoaspartyl peptidase/L-asparaginase isoform X1: MKPVIVVHGGAGRIFKEREQGCRTGVIRAALQGYSILKQGGSALDAVEEAVRSMEDNPHFNAGCGSVLNEKGEVEMDAIIMDGKNLASGAVSAVKCIANPIKLARLVMEKTKHMLLTDHGAHLFAQAMGVPETPGEKLITQRSLERWKKNLEPDSNPEEFQKDLGTVGAVAIDSEGNVACATSTGGLSNKLVGRVGDTACIGSGGYADNCSGATSTTGHGESIMKVVLARLILYHMEQGMSPEMAADTALDYMKTRVGGLGGVIVVSNSGEWAARFSTKEMSWATVKDDELHYGIYAGERHTKSVDEALASGSKGF; encoded by the exons ATGAAGCCTGTCATCGTGGTGCATGGTGGAGCTGGCCGGATCTTCAAAGAACGAGAACAGGGCTGTCGTACTGGTGTTATCAGAGCTGCACTGCAAGGCTACAGCATCCTGAAACAAGGAGGCAGTGCCTTAGATGCAGTTGAGGAGGCAGTGCGATCAATGGAAGATAATCCTCATTTTAATGCAG gCTGTGGTTCTGTTCTAAATGAAAAAGGTGAAGTAGAAATGGATGCCATTATCATGGATGGAAAAAATCTAGCCTCTGGAGCAGTATCTGCAGTTAAATGTATAGCAAACCCAATAAAACTAGCTCGGCTTGTCATGGAAAAG ACAAAGCACATGCTGCTGACTGACCACGGTGCACACCTGTTTGCTCAAGCCATGGGTGTTCCTGAGACTCCAGGGGAGAAACTCATAACTCAGAGATCTTTGGAGAGATGGAAGAAGAACCTTGAGCCAGACTCCAACCCTGAAGAGTTTCAGAA AGACCTTGGAACAGTCGGTGCTGTTGCTATAGACAGTGAAGGAAACGTGGCTTGTGCAACATCCACTGGAGGACTCTCCAATAAATTGGTTGGCCGCGTTGGTGACACAGCATGCATAG gaAGCGGAGGTTATGCTGATAACTGTTCTGGTGCCACTTCAACCACAGGACATGGAGAGAGCATTATGAAAGTGGTCTTGGCCAGACTGATCCTGTATCACATGGAACAAG GAATGTCACCAGAGATGGCTGCTGACACTGCATTAGACTACATGAAGACTCGAGTTGGGGGCCTGGGAGGTGTTATTGTCGTTAGCAATTCAGGAGAGTGGGCAGCAAGGTTCTCCACCAAGGAGATGTCCTGGGCTACTGTAAAGGATGACGAGCTGCATTATGGGATTTATGCTGGGGAGAGGCACACAAAATCTGTTGATGAAGCGCTTGCGTCTGGAAGCAAGGGATTCTGA
- the ASRGL1 gene encoding isoaspartyl peptidase/L-asparaginase isoform X2, with product MSYSWENCEGCGSVLNEKGEVEMDAIIMDGKNLASGAVSAVKCIANPIKLARLVMEKTKHMLLTDHGAHLFAQAMGVPETPGEKLITQRSLERWKKNLEPDSNPEEFQKDLGTVGAVAIDSEGNVACATSTGGLSNKLVGRVGDTACIGSGGYADNCSGATSTTGHGESIMKVVLARLILYHMEQGMSPEMAADTALDYMKTRVGGLGGVIVVSNSGEWAARFSTKEMSWATVKDDELHYGIYAGERHTKSVDEALASGSKGF from the exons ATGTCCTACAGTTGGGAGAATTGCGAAG gCTGTGGTTCTGTTCTAAATGAAAAAGGTGAAGTAGAAATGGATGCCATTATCATGGATGGAAAAAATCTAGCCTCTGGAGCAGTATCTGCAGTTAAATGTATAGCAAACCCAATAAAACTAGCTCGGCTTGTCATGGAAAAG ACAAAGCACATGCTGCTGACTGACCACGGTGCACACCTGTTTGCTCAAGCCATGGGTGTTCCTGAGACTCCAGGGGAGAAACTCATAACTCAGAGATCTTTGGAGAGATGGAAGAAGAACCTTGAGCCAGACTCCAACCCTGAAGAGTTTCAGAA AGACCTTGGAACAGTCGGTGCTGTTGCTATAGACAGTGAAGGAAACGTGGCTTGTGCAACATCCACTGGAGGACTCTCCAATAAATTGGTTGGCCGCGTTGGTGACACAGCATGCATAG gaAGCGGAGGTTATGCTGATAACTGTTCTGGTGCCACTTCAACCACAGGACATGGAGAGAGCATTATGAAAGTGGTCTTGGCCAGACTGATCCTGTATCACATGGAACAAG GAATGTCACCAGAGATGGCTGCTGACACTGCATTAGACTACATGAAGACTCGAGTTGGGGGCCTGGGAGGTGTTATTGTCGTTAGCAATTCAGGAGAGTGGGCAGCAAGGTTCTCCACCAAGGAGATGTCCTGGGCTACTGTAAAGGATGACGAGCTGCATTATGGGATTTATGCTGGGGAGAGGCACACAAAATCTGTTGATGAAGCGCTTGCGTCTGGAAGCAAGGGATTCTGA